TACCATATAACTTCCAATTCCTGTTATCCTTTGATAGTGCTACGATGTTGGATAAAAGcaggtcacacacacaaaatcttttttatttaaaaaatattctttgtgAGCTAAGAACCACCATCTACtatttttcctttggaaatctAGTACGCTCTCGTCTTCCTCAATTaaacttttccattttttatgGAAAGATTAAGTTATAATGTTATAAAGCTTCAGGTCTTCAGCAGTTTCACTGGACAGACAAATGACATACTATAAGGATAAATTAGTTTTGTCTGTTTTTATTGGAGCGGATAGCGATCCATAGATCTGCACCTGGAAGAGAAACTCTACATTCCTCGATCTACCCAGGGTCACACAGTAGACAATGTGCTACCTCTTCATCACCATCCTGCTACCTTCTGTGCCCAGTCTCTGTGGAGGAAGCTCTGAAGATCCTTGCATGGGGGAAAAGAGGAGAATAAGGGACACTGCACACTGTCTCACCCACACATGTGGAGAGTCTGACAAGCAGAGAGTGCAACCCTCTCTGCAGTAGTAGcaccaaattaaaaacaaaacctttaatGGCCACGTGTAGGTGCAATCACAAACAAATGCAGAAATGCAAGAATTGCCTTACTAGAGAAGACTGGTGGTCCACTAAGTCCAGTgttctgtctccaacagtggttCGAACCAGATGCTTCTGACAAAAGAGCAAGAACATGGGAAGCAGGCTCCTAGATCACGCTGGCACATCTGAACATTTTTACTCCCAGTCCTTTTTTGAATCTTTCTAAACTCTTGGCCTCAAAGCTATATGATAGAAGCACAATTGTGTTTATAACTTTATCTGAACAAGTGGGTCTCCGTTTTTGTTGAAAATGTTGCCCAAATGCATCTTTACACACTGTACTCATACTCTGATAACATCATACACAATCACCAAAACATTAAAGGGAAAAACTTCCAATAAAAGGTAAACTATTACTTTTTGGTGGGATGGGGATGGGTAAGGAGCTTAGACACATACTTAAAATATGAGGACATTCCTTTGCAGAAGTGTTTTGGATGAAAAAGATTTAATGATACCATTTATTCCAGGATGGTCTGAGATACGTTTAGTATATGGTAGCAAGCTAGTCAAAcaagtgggcgggggggggggggggggggatgagtgGGGTAGCAGGGAATATTCCATCTATCAATGGCCAGTTTTGGAGAGGAAAGTTCTTTTGATAACGTCACAGAAACGACATTTTTCAATACACAACATCTCCCCCTAAGACACTAGATAAATGGGAGGAGCCCAAATTATTAAATGGCTTCATTTTATACCTGCCaaaagtgggaggagggggaagagctctCGTTATCTGCAATAATTTAAAGACTTTATTTTGATATTGTTAAAAGTTCTGTCATTCTGCTTGACCATAGTTCTCTTTTTCCTCAGTTAATGAAAACTATAATAAAATTATATCTTAAACTAAGGAAAATGATAGCAGGAGAATTTCAGGAAAGAATGCTAAAAAGTATAAATATTAGTGTAGTGAAGCCACCACTTATTATGCTTTTTGGGTGATCTATTTGCTGAAATGCTTCCATACCTAGATTAAAACAGAGAAGTACTGACTTGCTAAGAATGAAAGAGTCactgcaaaaaataataataaagttgaTATCCATCCGGACTACTATCCTGTAAGACTCCATCCTCTCTGAAAGTAGTTTAGAAAAAAAGGGTGAAACTCAGCCCTGGGATAagctggtgcaactccactgacttcaaagaaatTGTACCTGCATGGGTAGtggttcatttattttttatttttatagaaaaGCTTACCTGAAGGTCAGTGAAAATTAAACTTTTGATCTATTTTTGATTTTCAAAGGGGGCAATTAACCTCCTTTATCATTTGGTAAAAATGAATTTTCCAAGATATTAATAAATTTATCTCTCATTTGTGCTTTGAAGTGCCGGTACCATTCTATAAGCTTTTTTCTCCTTTGAATTTTTTCTTGTAAGctcatatttttctctttttctaaaaCAGCAGGAAGTTCTTCCCAGTTTTTAATAAAGATAAATGGAGCCCCCATGGTCTTTAGTAATTGCAGCGGAGCACTGTGGTATATAGATGAATTTCCACACTTGCCTGGTGTCATTACATCTTCTACAACAGGAACAGAGCCATATGAACAAGCTTCATAAATTCTATAGCATTCTGTATTTACTCCCACTGGGCACAATGTGAGATCACTCTGCAGCAATGCATCTTGATAGATTCTAAAACTTTCATTTGTTTCTTGAGGCTGCCACCTAGAAAAATAAAGAAGTTGACAATTAACATTACTTCTTCCCTCCAAGGGTAGATGTATTACAATGAAAAACAGAGATCAATGTTATAATTTTAGTATCGATAAATGTTGCAGAGCTGAAAGGTTTGTAACAACAGATCTGAGAATCAGTAAGGTTTTATGTTTCAACCCACCtattcctaaatattttttttcaggtcTTTATAGAAAAGTTCACCTGTAAGCTAGAAACTCCATAAGAACAGTTTTCAACTGAGGGCGTTTAAAGGAATCATTAATACTTCAAACACCAACAAAAGAGaacaaacatctttaaaaaaatattttgtactggAAGCCCATATCAATTTACTTCATAAGCTAAACTAGAAGGTTATTAAGTGGCTCAAAAATAGGCATATGGAGATGGAATGCTCTGACAGACTTTTTGAAGCAAGAataatttcccccccaaaatatttaaa
The nucleotide sequence above comes from Caretta caretta isolate rCarCar2 chromosome 1, rCarCar1.hap1, whole genome shotgun sequence. Encoded proteins:
- the RXYLT1 gene encoding ribitol-5-phosphate xylosyltransferase 1 isoform X4, which encodes MALGSGGHWLNRAGRSLCSSPLGHGLSGEAAPNPDTEQGLGLPQKHPIALPLHVRRTRYRNFPMVEPNWSMLRSPRSYLCNFLGTVYKNSSRENLMEVLKQDGLDKLCWIAAREQWQPQETNESFRIYQDALLQSDLTLCPVGVNTECYRIYEACSYGSVPVVEDVMTPGKCGNSSIYHSAPLQLLKTMGAPFIFIKNWEELPAVLEKEKNMSLQEKIQRRKKLIEWYRHFKAQMRDKFINILENSFLPNDKGG